The sequence GAAAGACTTCGTGGGCTTCGGGCAAGCGCCGTAACCGAGTGAGTACAATCCCTCGGTGAAACCAGAAATCGACATTGCCGGGGTCGAGGTCACAAGCCTGCTCTAAGTAATACAGAGCCTCATTGTGATCGCCGCGCTGGTCTAGCAAATAGGCATAACACTGAAATAAACGCTCGTTTTGGAAGCCTTTGGTAATCCAGGGTTGTAGATAGGCGAGGGCTTGACTCTTTTGCTGATTATCAATCAGGGCATAAGCAAGCGAAATATGAATTTCGGGACTATTGGGTTCGTTGGCGATCGCGGTTTTGAATAATTCGATCGCTTGGCTCAGTTGTCCCAACTGATATGCGGCTAACCCCTTGCCGTACCATAAGCGCGCATCCGTCGGCGCTAACGCGAGAGCGTGGTCGTAGCTTTCGATCGCCCGCACATATTCCTTTTGGCGATAGAGCACTTTGCCACGCCGTCGCCACACATTGGCATAGTTGGGGGCCAAATCGAGCGCCCGGTCATAGGCGTAAACCGCATCAGCCAGTTGTCCGGTCGCCGCTAACGTACTGGCATAGTTACACCAAACTCGAGGATTATCCGAATCTAAGGTGAGCGCCTGCTGAAAACTCATAATAGCTTCGGGATAGCGCTGTAGCTGCGCCAGACAAAAGCTACGCTGTTGCCAAAGCTCGGCGGTGCTATGGCCCTGCTCAAGCTCAGCATCACATTCTATGAGCCATTGCTCAAGATTAGCGGTTGACTTCATATTTTAGGCTTCAGTAGGACTAGGTTGGGTAGAAACTGACTGGGACGACCAGGCCGCCTCGTCACTCACTCAGAGTTCGTCAGTTCTGTACAGAGGTCATCGTCAGTCTGCATTCAACCCCGATGGCTGAACCAAATGACAGTTAAAGACCTGTTAAGGCCATCCGGTAAACAACAAGCGCCATCCGTACAAGCAGATATGCCCTTCAACGAGAATAGACGACTTTTATTTTGCCGTGCTGAGATGCCTCCAGCGGTGGATGCGATCGCCCTTAATCATCTCTTCTTGAACAGCGTTGCCAAGACCGGACGTTCAGAGATGAATCTAGTCCGTGAAAACACTGAAATATGGGGGATTGGGGCTCCAGAGCAGCTTGCAAAAACTTGATGGAATGTTCATCGGATCTTCATACCCAAACTGGCATAAGAGCGCTGCGGGACGCGATCAACAGCCAGCCAGACACCGTTCCAACGCCTCAGCGACCCAACCACCCAGGGACTCAACTAACCAGCCACTGTCCTCAACCAGAATGTGGCATGCACCCCCATCTCCGAGCGCTCTGACTAAATAGTGTCAAAGGTGATGGAGAGCGCCGCCAGTTCCGACACATTGATCGATCGCGTAGTGGCCGTGCCCGTGCCCCGCGTGTCGTCACTGATATCGGCCAACAAACCATCAATCACGTCGTTGGGATCTTCAATGCCCACGGGGCCGCGCGACACGCCTACGTTGTCCGCGATCGCCTGCAAACCTTGCAGCGCATTATTCAACGGATTGGTGCTGGCGACGACTAACACCTCGGTTGTGCCAATCGGCGGTTGCGCCACCAATCGAAAGCTGTCACTGGATTTCGGCAATTGCAACGTCGTTCTCGCCGGGAGTAGCGTCGCCGAGATCGAAGCCGTCCACTGATTCGGAAAAATCACCGACATAATGCCTTCGGCATCAATCACCAATACACTCACATACAAGTCTTGATCTTCTTGATTTTGAATTTCAAACCGCAGCCCCTGACCCACCTCAATTTGCGGCACCGTCGGACGGGG is a genomic window of Leptolyngbya iicbica LK containing:
- a CDS encoding tetratricopeptide repeat protein; amino-acid sequence: MKSTANLEQWLIECDAELEQGHSTAELWQQRSFCLAQLQRYPEAIMSFQQALTLDSDNPRVWCNYASTLAATGQLADAVYAYDRALDLAPNYANVWRRRGKVLYRQKEYVRAIESYDHALALAPTDARLWYGKGLAAYQLGQLSQAIELFKTAIANEPNSPEIHISLAYALIDNQQKSQALAYLQPWITKGFQNERLFQCYAYLLDQRGDHNEALYYLEQACDLDPGNVDFWFHRGIVLTRLRRLPEAHEVFREVLMRRADKPDAWLALGLVLRHLSEPEAAIAAFDKALALSPSHPLAFFHQASCYAALGRDDWAAEHLRRALSLDTQTYLLKAQRDPILQGLKQHFLPAANAS